A single window of Coffea eugenioides isolate CCC68of chromosome 7, Ceug_1.0, whole genome shotgun sequence DNA harbors:
- the LOC113777696 gene encoding NEP1-interacting protein-like 1, whose amino-acid sequence MEFYAYPSHSLPSSSSFSFSFRNLADKVKQYFSFAVSAIIGNVFSAIFTFFFALVGTLLGAMTGALIGQETESGFVRGAAVGAISGAVFSIEVFESSLLLWQSDESGIGCLLYLIDVIASLLSGRLVRERIGPAMLSAVQSQMGAVETTFEEVPNIFDTGGAKGLPGDSVEKIPKIVITDDNNVDDSGERVSCSVCLQDFQIGETVRSLPHCHHMFHLPCIDTWLVRHGSCPLCRRDL is encoded by the exons ATGGAGTTTTATGCTTATCCATCTCATTCTttgccttcttcttcttctttctcattttcattcagGAATTTGGCCGATAAAGTTAAACAATATTTCAGCTTTGCAGTTTCTGCTATTATTGGAAATGTATTCTCTGCAATCTTCACCTTTTTCTTTGCACTAG TGGGTACTTTATTAGGAGCTATGACTGGAGCCTTGATAGGCCAAGAGACTGAAAGTGGATTTGTTAGAGGGGCTGCAGTTGGTGCAATATCTGGAGCTGTTTTCTCCATTGAGGTCTTCGAGTCATCCCTTCTCCTATGGCAGTCTGATGAATCTGGCATTGGGTGCCTCCTTTATTTG ATCGATGTCATTGCGAGCCTGTTAAGCGGCAGACTTGTTCGTGAGCGGATTGGTCCTGCTATGTTAAGTGCAGTGCAAAGTCAG ATGGGAGCTGTTGAAACGACATTTGAAGAGGTCCCCAACATATTTGACACTGGGGGTGCCAAGGGTTTGCCAGGAGATTCTGTTGAAAAGATACCAAAGATTGTGATCACGGACGATAACAATGTCGATGATTCTGGCGAGCGAGTTTCTTGTTCCGTCTGCCTTCAG GACTTTCAGATTGGGGAGACTGTTAGAAGTTTACCTCATTGTCACCACATGTTCCACCTACCATGCATCGACACATGGTTGGTGAGGCATGGATCTTGTCCATTGTGCAGAAGGGACCTGTAA